Proteins found in one Geomonas subterranea genomic segment:
- a CDS encoding glycosyltransferase family 4 protein has protein sequence MKVLLLNTFYGEGGAARAAARLHSALRDASVDAHMLVQKAPAERYPQVHAPQSLTERVSALLKPPLETLPLSLYPRRSRAPFFANLLPDHVLPRLRHIDPQLVHLHWVSAGFLRIETIPKLRRPMVWTLHDSWAFTGGCHLPMDCRRYTGTCGRCPVLGSNCEMDLSRWTWRRKAKAWQGVPLTVVTPSRWLARCAKESALFRDLRVEVIPNGLDLTRIPGVTRDTAREMFGFSPDKRYILFGAFSATSDKNKGFQYLAPALAKLREAGFGAECEIVVFGSPEPEDAPDFGLRTHYLGYLHDELTLNLLYSAVDLFVAPSMQENLPNTIMEAMACGTPSVAFNVGGIPDLVDHKVNGFLATPFQPESLAEGMAWVLKREVPSEVLDAACRQKIARQFDIVTCAERYLRLYEELVS, from the coding sequence GTGAAAGTTCTCCTGCTCAACACATTTTACGGGGAAGGCGGCGCTGCGCGTGCTGCCGCCCGTCTGCATTCTGCTCTGCGTGACGCCAGTGTCGACGCGCACATGCTGGTGCAAAAGGCGCCCGCTGAGCGCTACCCGCAGGTCCACGCGCCCCAAAGCCTGACGGAGAGGGTCTCGGCGCTGTTGAAGCCACCCCTGGAGACGCTTCCGCTCTCGTTGTACCCCAGGCGCAGCCGGGCCCCTTTTTTCGCGAACCTCCTGCCCGATCACGTTCTTCCGCGGCTCAGGCACATCGATCCGCAACTGGTGCATTTGCACTGGGTAAGCGCGGGATTTTTGCGCATCGAGACGATCCCGAAGTTGCGTCGCCCCATGGTCTGGACCTTGCACGACTCCTGGGCCTTCACCGGAGGGTGTCACCTCCCCATGGATTGCCGGCGCTACACCGGCACTTGCGGGCGCTGTCCGGTTCTAGGGTCGAACTGCGAGATGGATCTCTCCCGCTGGACCTGGCGCAGGAAGGCCAAGGCGTGGCAAGGGGTGCCGCTCACGGTTGTCACCCCGAGCCGCTGGCTGGCCCGCTGCGCGAAGGAGAGCGCCCTGTTCAGGGACCTGCGCGTCGAAGTGATCCCCAACGGGCTCGACCTGACACGGATTCCGGGCGTCACCAGGGATACCGCACGTGAGATGTTCGGGTTTTCGCCCGACAAGAGGTACATCCTCTTCGGGGCATTCAGCGCTACCAGTGATAAAAACAAGGGCTTCCAGTATCTTGCCCCAGCTTTGGCCAAGCTCCGCGAAGCAGGCTTCGGAGCGGAATGCGAGATCGTCGTGTTCGGTTCGCCGGAGCCGGAGGATGCCCCCGACTTTGGGCTGAGAACGCACTACCTTGGTTACCTTCACGACGAACTCACCCTGAACCTCCTGTACAGTGCGGTTGACCTGTTCGTCGCCCCTTCCATGCAGGAGAACCTGCCCAACACGATCATGGAGGCCATGGCCTGTGGAACGCCGTCCGTTGCCTTCAATGTCGGGGGGATCCCGGATCTGGTAGACCACAAGGTGAACGGTTTCCTTGCCACCCCCTTCCAACCCGAGTCGCTCGCCGAGGGGATGGCCTGGGTGCTGAAGCGTGAGGTCCCGTCTGAAGTTCTCGACGCCGCTTGCCGTCAGAAAATCGCACGGCAGTTCGACATCGTCACCTGCGCTGAAAGGTACCTTCGCCTCTACGAAGAACTCGTTTCTTAG
- a CDS encoding glycosyltransferase family 2 protein: MTTWQMRSPVAFFIFNRPDTTARVFEAIRKAAPPTLLVIADGPRSDREGEAEKCAAARAIASNVDWPCQVLLNFSDVNLGCKRRISSGMDWVFGTVGEAVILEDDCVPEPTFFRFCDELLEKFRDDDRVAMISGNNFHGDSAEITESYYFSRRPHIWGWATWRRSWRRYDVEMKSWPAVKKSGWLKQLFPQRAVARYWRVLFDAVHRGDIDTWDHQFTYCCFLHDTLCVMPAVNLVSNIGFGEEATHTKAVTEHAGLPTRAMAFPLLHPCEMKRNVLLDSQLEESIHMPLRQALLLGRTAARLRRLLRREPR, from the coding sequence ATGACAACGTGGCAGATGCGATCGCCGGTAGCCTTCTTCATATTCAACAGGCCCGATACCACCGCGCGTGTTTTCGAGGCCATCCGGAAAGCAGCTCCGCCCACGTTGCTTGTGATAGCCGATGGCCCCCGCTCCGACCGCGAGGGGGAAGCGGAGAAGTGCGCCGCCGCCCGCGCCATCGCTTCCAACGTAGACTGGCCTTGCCAGGTGCTGCTCAACTTCTCCGACGTGAATCTTGGCTGCAAGCGTCGTATCTCCTCAGGTATGGACTGGGTTTTCGGGACGGTCGGGGAGGCGGTGATACTCGAGGACGATTGCGTGCCGGAGCCCACCTTCTTCCGCTTTTGCGACGAGCTGTTGGAGAAATTCCGGGATGACGACCGGGTCGCCATGATCAGCGGCAACAACTTCCATGGCGACAGCGCGGAGATCACGGAGAGCTACTACTTTTCGCGCCGCCCGCACATATGGGGCTGGGCGACCTGGCGGCGCAGTTGGCGGCGCTACGACGTGGAAATGAAATCGTGGCCCGCGGTGAAAAAAAGTGGCTGGCTGAAGCAGCTCTTTCCGCAAAGAGCGGTGGCCCGTTACTGGAGGGTGCTCTTCGACGCCGTTCACCGGGGTGATATCGACACCTGGGACCACCAGTTCACCTATTGTTGCTTCCTGCATGACACCCTTTGCGTCATGCCTGCGGTCAACCTGGTTTCCAACATCGGTTTCGGCGAGGAAGCCACTCATACCAAGGCCGTGACAGAACATGCCGGTCTGCCTACCCGCGCCATGGCGTTCCCGCTGTTGCACCCCTGCGAGATGAAGCGCAACGTCTTGCTGGACAGCCAACTCGAGGAATCGATTCACATGCCGCTGCGCCAGGCGCTGCTATTGGGACGCACGGCTGCCAGGTTGCGGCGCCTGTTGCGCCGTGAGCCGCGATAG
- a CDS encoding class I SAM-dependent methyltransferase, whose product MSLIRIRMRRSISVIYHELYCIACCLLGKAKVRLFFDKERTNRVELGADVKRSGFMLVDLNIKAPYPYDLRAGLPFPDASIDFIYAEHVLEHFDHDQVHLLLGECRRVMKPGATLSVCVPDAGIFLDGYAHPDQFDVGRFCQHPTLDFSVRINYVNYMFYMDGFHRYMFDEENLLRTLESAGFVDVASREFDPDLDQQVRRHESIYATARKRG is encoded by the coding sequence ATGTCATTGATTAGAATAAGAATGCGCAGGTCAATAAGCGTCATATACCATGAGCTTTACTGCATCGCCTGCTGCCTGCTGGGTAAGGCGAAGGTGCGGCTTTTCTTCGACAAGGAGCGCACCAACAGGGTGGAACTCGGGGCCGATGTGAAGAGAAGCGGCTTCATGCTGGTGGACCTGAACATCAAGGCCCCGTACCCCTATGACCTGAGGGCGGGGCTGCCGTTTCCGGATGCATCCATAGACTTCATCTACGCTGAACACGTGCTCGAGCATTTCGATCATGACCAGGTTCACCTGCTGCTCGGAGAATGCCGCCGGGTCATGAAGCCGGGTGCTACCTTAAGTGTCTGCGTTCCCGACGCCGGCATCTTCCTTGACGGGTACGCGCATCCGGATCAATTCGATGTCGGGCGGTTTTGCCAGCATCCAACCCTGGATTTCAGCGTCAGGATAAACTACGTCAACTACATGTTTTACATGGATGGCTTTCACCGTTACATGTTCGACGAGGAAAACCTGCTGCGCACGCTGGAGAGCGCCGGCTTTGTCGATGTCGCTTCGCGGGAGTTCGATCCGGACCTGGATCAGCAGGTGAGGCGGCATGAATCCATCTACGCCACTGCCCGGAAGCGTGGGTGA